One window of Channa argus isolate prfri chromosome 4, Channa argus male v1.0, whole genome shotgun sequence genomic DNA carries:
- the islr2 gene encoding immunoglobulin superfamily containing leucine-rich repeat protein 2 isoform X2, producing MAKTLLQLLALMATLTSSVHCCPELCSCQDKFAHQFADCAYKDLLVVPVGLPSNVTTVSLSANKIKFLKSKTFINITQVTSLWLAHNEIVTIETDTLAPLIQLRNLDISYNKIVNFPWEDLRNLTALQLLKMNNNEMVNLPKDAFYTLKDLRSLRINNNKFTTIVQDTFVSLTSMSHLQIFNNPFTCSCSLEWLRDWIATTKISVPDPNLIVCEAPENLKGTLVTNMPKLDCKAPTVIISSQPNIGDTELSEGVVVILNCETTGSPMPQVSWEVVAGNENYVFPVPSTGEANDVPINDKTTNDRFLVFRNATLIIRYMSKKEDGNYSCSAVNDLGKAESAVRLALTSTKKSDGNSVPDSKVDSVRPAVKKPLPPKTSKNDVTNWSKAEEMTKSRPEISSAKNDATEQVGDISKNPTFAKCGVRESSEYISNHAFNMSLDDLKQYTFDFGVIALEVSETEAKVQLNPLQLPSSRSNLHLSHSESQDQTVNREPVGLYKSSSSKTTLDMLYLCVNTGNGHSVVQWSNIEEGVNAYRFHGLKPGTNYTLCLTYGGQDCQVQVVFTTRKKIPSLLIIVVVSIFLLGLATVPLLGATCCHLLYKYQGKTYKLIMKAQNPDQMEKQMSGDFDPRASFVGSEKTFNPSELGEGEGEADGEEGDAEGEAEGSVVTESIPGSSSKTNQEEFEVGSEYSDRLPLGAEAVNISEEINGNYKQPSR from the coding sequence ATGGCGAAAACGCTCCTACAGCTCCTTGCTTTGATGGCTACTCTGACGAGTAGTGTGCATTGCTGCCCTGAGCTCTGCAGTTGCCAGGATAAATTTGCCCACCAGTTTGCGGACTGTGCTTACAAAGACCTGTTGGTGGTACCAGTGGGTCTTCCCTCCAACGTTACCACCGTGAGCCTTTCTGCCAATAAGATCAAATTCCTGAAAAGCAAAACCTTCATCAACATCACCCAGGTCACCTCTCTCTGGCTGGCCCACAATGAGATCGTTACCATTGAGACGGACACCTTAGCCCCCTTGATTCAGCTCCGCAACCTGGACATCAGCTACAACAAAATTGTGAACTTTCCGTGGGAGGATCTTCGCAACCTCACCGCTCTGCAACTTCTGAAAATGAACAACAATGAGATGGTGAACCTTCCAAAGGACGCCTTTTACACATTAAAAGACCTGAGGTCATTGCGTATTAACAACAATAAATTCACCACAATCGTGCAGGACACCTTCGTTTCGCTCACTTCTATGTCCCACCTGCAGATTTTTAACAACCCCTTTACGTGCTCCTGCAGCCTGGAGTGGCTGAGGGACTGGATCGCAACAACTAAGATATCTGTCCCTGACCCAAATTTAATTGTGTGTGAGGCCCCGGAGAACCTGAAAGGCACATTGGTTACAAATATGCCTAAACTGGACTGTAAGGCCCCTACTGTCATTATAAGCTCTCAGCCCAACATCGGCGACACAGAGCTTAGTGAGGGTGTCGTAGTCATCTTAAATTGCGAGACAACAGGCAGCCCCATGCCACAAGTCAGCTGGGAGGTGGTTGCAGGAAATGAGAATTATGTGTTCCCTGTGCCCTCCACTGGGGAGGCAAATGATGTGCCAATTAATGATAAAACAACCAACGATCGATTCCTCGTCTTTAGAAACGCCACTCTCATCATACGTTATATGAGCAAGAAGGAAGATGGAAATTATAGCTGTTCTGCTGTGAACGATTTAGGCAAAGCAGAGAGCGCTGTCAGGTTGGCCCTAACGAGCACCAAAAAATCTGACGGCAACTCAGTGCCCGATTCTAAAGTGGACTCGGTGCGTCCAGCTGTTAAAAAGCCTTTACCGCCCAAGACTTCAAAAAATGACGTGACCAACTGGTCCAAGGCTGAAGAAATGACGAAGAGCCGTCCTGAAATTTCATCAGCAAAAAATGACGCCACGGAGCAGGTGGGTGACATTTCAAAGAACCCCACCTTTGCAAAGTGTGGCGTGAGAGAAAGCAGTGAATACATCTCCAACCACGCTTTCAACATGAGCCTGGATGACCTGAAGCAGTACACGTTTGATTTTGGCGTCATTGCGTTAGAGGTGTCAGAGACGGAGGCCAAAGTGCAGCTCAATCCGCTGCAGCTTCCCAGCAGCAGATCTAACCTTCATCTCAGTCACTCTGAAAGCCAGGACCAAACTGTGAATAGAGAGCCTGTCGGTCTATACAAGTCTTCATCCAGTAAAACCACCCTGGACATGCTCTACCTCTGTGTCAATACTGGGAATGGACACTCCGTGGTACAGTGGTCCAACATAGAGGAGGGGGTTAATGCCTACCGCTTCCACGGTTTAAAGCCTGGCACCAATTACACACTCTGCCTCACTTATGGGGGGCAGGACTGCCAAGTCCAAGTAGTCTTCACAACTAGGAAGAAAATCCCCTCCCTGCTCATCATCGTGGTTGTCAGCATTTTCCTTCTGGGTCTGGCTACCGTTCCCTTACTCGGTGCCACCTGCTGCCATTTATTATATAAGTACCAAGGGAAGACCTACAAGCTGATCATGAAAGCTCAAAATCCGGATCAGATGGAGAAACAAATGTCTGGAGATTTTGATCCCAGGGCGTCTTTCGTGGGGTCTGAGAAAACCTTCAACCCGAGCGAGTTAGGCGAGGGGGAGGGAGAGGCCGACGGAGAGGAAGGGGACGCGGAGGGAGAGGCCGAGGGCAGCGTAGTGACAGAGTCCATCCCCGGATCCTCCTCCAAAACCAACCAGGAAGAGTTTGAAGTGGGCTCGGAGTACAGTGACAGGTTACCGCTGGGAGCGGAGGCAGTCAACATCTCGGAGGAGATCAACGGCAACTACAAGCAGCCAAGCCGCTGA
- the islr2 gene encoding immunoglobulin superfamily containing leucine-rich repeat protein 2 isoform X1, whose translation MVPFLAPPRRGRAVDATLAGEEKSAVELQQRLTGKMFPPPPFLNAVQVEKMAKTLLQLLALMATLTSSVHCCPELCSCQDKFAHQFADCAYKDLLVVPVGLPSNVTTVSLSANKIKFLKSKTFINITQVTSLWLAHNEIVTIETDTLAPLIQLRNLDISYNKIVNFPWEDLRNLTALQLLKMNNNEMVNLPKDAFYTLKDLRSLRINNNKFTTIVQDTFVSLTSMSHLQIFNNPFTCSCSLEWLRDWIATTKISVPDPNLIVCEAPENLKGTLVTNMPKLDCKAPTVIISSQPNIGDTELSEGVVVILNCETTGSPMPQVSWEVVAGNENYVFPVPSTGEANDVPINDKTTNDRFLVFRNATLIIRYMSKKEDGNYSCSAVNDLGKAESAVRLALTSTKKSDGNSVPDSKVDSVRPAVKKPLPPKTSKNDVTNWSKAEEMTKSRPEISSAKNDATEQVGDISKNPTFAKCGVRESSEYISNHAFNMSLDDLKQYTFDFGVIALEVSETEAKVQLNPLQLPSSRSNLHLSHSESQDQTVNREPVGLYKSSSSKTTLDMLYLCVNTGNGHSVVQWSNIEEGVNAYRFHGLKPGTNYTLCLTYGGQDCQVQVVFTTRKKIPSLLIIVVVSIFLLGLATVPLLGATCCHLLYKYQGKTYKLIMKAQNPDQMEKQMSGDFDPRASFVGSEKTFNPSELGEGEGEADGEEGDAEGEAEGSVVTESIPGSSSKTNQEEFEVGSEYSDRLPLGAEAVNISEEINGNYKQPSR comes from the exons ATGGTTCCTTTTCTCGCTCCGCCGCGGCGGGGACGCGCAGTGGATGCCACACTtgctggagaggaaaaaagcGCCGTCGAACTGCAACAGAGACTCACCGGGAAAATGTTCCCACCACCGCCCTTTCTCAACGCTGTCCAG GTGGAGAAAATGGCGAAAACGCTCCTACAGCTCCTTGCTTTGATGGCTACTCTGACGAGTAGTGTGCATTGCTGCCCTGAGCTCTGCAGTTGCCAGGATAAATTTGCCCACCAGTTTGCGGACTGTGCTTACAAAGACCTGTTGGTGGTACCAGTGGGTCTTCCCTCCAACGTTACCACCGTGAGCCTTTCTGCCAATAAGATCAAATTCCTGAAAAGCAAAACCTTCATCAACATCACCCAGGTCACCTCTCTCTGGCTGGCCCACAATGAGATCGTTACCATTGAGACGGACACCTTAGCCCCCTTGATTCAGCTCCGCAACCTGGACATCAGCTACAACAAAATTGTGAACTTTCCGTGGGAGGATCTTCGCAACCTCACCGCTCTGCAACTTCTGAAAATGAACAACAATGAGATGGTGAACCTTCCAAAGGACGCCTTTTACACATTAAAAGACCTGAGGTCATTGCGTATTAACAACAATAAATTCACCACAATCGTGCAGGACACCTTCGTTTCGCTCACTTCTATGTCCCACCTGCAGATTTTTAACAACCCCTTTACGTGCTCCTGCAGCCTGGAGTGGCTGAGGGACTGGATCGCAACAACTAAGATATCTGTCCCTGACCCAAATTTAATTGTGTGTGAGGCCCCGGAGAACCTGAAAGGCACATTGGTTACAAATATGCCTAAACTGGACTGTAAGGCCCCTACTGTCATTATAAGCTCTCAGCCCAACATCGGCGACACAGAGCTTAGTGAGGGTGTCGTAGTCATCTTAAATTGCGAGACAACAGGCAGCCCCATGCCACAAGTCAGCTGGGAGGTGGTTGCAGGAAATGAGAATTATGTGTTCCCTGTGCCCTCCACTGGGGAGGCAAATGATGTGCCAATTAATGATAAAACAACCAACGATCGATTCCTCGTCTTTAGAAACGCCACTCTCATCATACGTTATATGAGCAAGAAGGAAGATGGAAATTATAGCTGTTCTGCTGTGAACGATTTAGGCAAAGCAGAGAGCGCTGTCAGGTTGGCCCTAACGAGCACCAAAAAATCTGACGGCAACTCAGTGCCCGATTCTAAAGTGGACTCGGTGCGTCCAGCTGTTAAAAAGCCTTTACCGCCCAAGACTTCAAAAAATGACGTGACCAACTGGTCCAAGGCTGAAGAAATGACGAAGAGCCGTCCTGAAATTTCATCAGCAAAAAATGACGCCACGGAGCAGGTGGGTGACATTTCAAAGAACCCCACCTTTGCAAAGTGTGGCGTGAGAGAAAGCAGTGAATACATCTCCAACCACGCTTTCAACATGAGCCTGGATGACCTGAAGCAGTACACGTTTGATTTTGGCGTCATTGCGTTAGAGGTGTCAGAGACGGAGGCCAAAGTGCAGCTCAATCCGCTGCAGCTTCCCAGCAGCAGATCTAACCTTCATCTCAGTCACTCTGAAAGCCAGGACCAAACTGTGAATAGAGAGCCTGTCGGTCTATACAAGTCTTCATCCAGTAAAACCACCCTGGACATGCTCTACCTCTGTGTCAATACTGGGAATGGACACTCCGTGGTACAGTGGTCCAACATAGAGGAGGGGGTTAATGCCTACCGCTTCCACGGTTTAAAGCCTGGCACCAATTACACACTCTGCCTCACTTATGGGGGGCAGGACTGCCAAGTCCAAGTAGTCTTCACAACTAGGAAGAAAATCCCCTCCCTGCTCATCATCGTGGTTGTCAGCATTTTCCTTCTGGGTCTGGCTACCGTTCCCTTACTCGGTGCCACCTGCTGCCATTTATTATATAAGTACCAAGGGAAGACCTACAAGCTGATCATGAAAGCTCAAAATCCGGATCAGATGGAGAAACAAATGTCTGGAGATTTTGATCCCAGGGCGTCTTTCGTGGGGTCTGAGAAAACCTTCAACCCGAGCGAGTTAGGCGAGGGGGAGGGAGAGGCCGACGGAGAGGAAGGGGACGCGGAGGGAGAGGCCGAGGGCAGCGTAGTGACAGAGTCCATCCCCGGATCCTCCTCCAAAACCAACCAGGAAGAGTTTGAAGTGGGCTCGGAGTACAGTGACAGGTTACCGCTGGGAGCGGAGGCAGTCAACATCTCGGAGGAGATCAACGGCAACTACAAGCAGCCAAGCCGCTGA
- the LOC137126372 gene encoding semaphorin-7A-like, translated as MYNILLLATDSGKIHKVLEAGSEPFIISETQVSSNSSIQSMKLDSKKKKLVLGFSEKISIVDLQRCQEYNTSCADCVLARDPYCAWTQFGCTPTVPGAIQNVMDGQIAGCLSLVEEKKQVTRIKRDLVSQSPVHFTIVHYIPLNNTFYMSCNIDSYHAEYTWAHDGQSSPCLQMESICLHLIPVMTQDSYGTYECISKERGYTRVLTRYQLKEEQVTPDKNMARNIYECKHASADVPQVTWITLGLTAVVLEIFR; from the exons ATGTATAACATCCTTCTTTTAGCCACtg ACTCTGGGAAGATCCATAAAGTCTTAGAGGCCGGGTCCGAACCTTTCATCATCTCTGAAACACAAGTTTCCAGCAATTCCTCCATACAATCCATGAAGCTTGATTCCAAAAAG AAAAAGTTAGTCCTGGGCTTTTCAGAGAAAATCTCCATTGTGGACCTCCAGAGATGTCAAGAGTACAACACTTCCTGTGCAGACTGCGTTCTTGCCCGGGACCCTTATTGCGCCTGGACCCAGTTTGGATGCACCCCGACTGTCCC CGGGGCCATTCAGAATGTCATGGATGGACAAATAGCTGGGTGCCTCTCATTAGTAGAAG aAAAGAAGCAAGTAACACGGATCAAACGGGACTTGGTTTCACAATCACCAGTTCATTTCACCATAGTTCATTACATCCCCCTGAATAATACTTTCTATATGTCGTGTAATATTGACTCTTACCATGCTGAGTACACATGGGCGCACGACGGTCAGAGCAGCCCTTGTCTGCAGATGGAGTCCATTTGCCTGCACCTCATCCCTGTCATGACACAAGACAGCTATGGCACCTATGAATGCATTTCCAAAGAGAGAGGCTACACTAGAGTGTTGACACGCTATCAGCTTAAAGAAGAGCAAGTGACCCCGGATAAAAATATGGCAAGAAATATTTATGAATGCAAGCATGCATCAGCTGATGTGCCACAAGTGACATGGATCACACTTGGACTGACTGCAGTAGTGTTGGAGATTTTCAGATAG